TTCCTAAGGCTATCAAGTTATATGAAGATGCAATTTTATTAGGTTACACTCCTGCAATGATTGAGAGAGCCATGATGCATCAATATGGGTATGAGGAAGGTGGTGAAATAAGTTTTTCTAAGGCTATTGAACTCTATGAGCAAGCAATTCAATTAGGTGACTCCAACGCAATGAGAAAACGTGCCTTAATGTATTACGAAGGTCAAGGTGGCGACGTTAATTATTCTGAGGCAATTAGACTATTCGAAGAAGCTATTGAACTAGGAGATGCAGATGCAATGAACGACCGTGCCTGGATGTATTGCCAGGGGCATGGTGGCGACATTAATTATTCTGAGGCCATGAAATTATATAAGCAGGCAAGTCAATTAAAACATATAGACGCTACAGGTAATTGCGCTCATATGCATGAATGCGGACTAGGTACAAATCTTAATCTTTCCAAAGCGATTAAATGGTATGAGAGAGCATATCGCTATAATAATGGCAAAGATAACAATATAAATAATAATCTCAAAGAAAAGATAGAAAGTATTCTTTCTGACGAGGGACAACTTGCTGAGGATTTGTTAAATACCCTTTGGAAAGAGTTGATAGCGGGTGAATCGTTTACTCAAGAAACCTTATCTTACCTAAGTAAATATTGTAGCAAAACTCTTTTAGAACGGCTAAAAACTTCACCTGAAGGAACTAGTCTTTTCTTTTTAAAACAATTGAAGTTAAATTCTTTACATCCCGTGACCTCGATCCTTAGTTCTCATGATGCTAAATTAAACCATTTTGTAGGCAGAGCCATTTACAATATATCTACCTTCTTTGGCGTACCAGTTGATACTGATTTTAAGGAATTAATGCGTCATGCCAGAAATATAAGCGATAGCCGCATAGCTTTTTTTCAAAAAGCAATAGCCGCGGATGAACCCAGTGTTTCACTTAACGACCTGTCTCCGGAATTAAAAACACATATATTTTCCTTTCTTCAACCTGGATTAGTAAGCGATTTAAGACAAGGATGTTTTTTTACTGCAACACCAAAAGAGCCTACTGAAGAGAATGTTACAAGTAATTTAAAAATATCTTAATAATTGTCTAAAGTTGGTCTCAAACGGCTTATTAAACCAACTTTAGGCTGTCAATTGATGAGAATACTATCAAAGGCTTTGAAATCATGCGCATGTTTAAGAAAGGACAATTCAAGGCCTGGATGTATGGTACTCGCAATGAAGTGTCTTTTATCAATGAGCAGTTTGGACTTTACAAGTGAGATCTACCTAAAATTTAACATTTCTTATCTTTGATAGTATTTGCAACGCGGCCGTTTATATAGCTCTGTTGCAAAACTTACTATTTTATCAGAGTCAAAATTATCAAAAAGGGTCGTTTCTTATATTTTCAAGCACGCTTTATTTTTTAATAATATTAGTAATTAGAGGTATATGGGCTTATCCTGATAATTACTTCTGGATTTTCAAAGATTTGAAATTTTTGCGTAATCACGTTGAGCTAGTAATGTAGGGACACTGTGAAATTTATGGATGGCAAATTCTATTACCCTGGCGTCTAAAAGTTGATGGTTGGCTGTGCTATTCTAG
Above is a genomic segment from Legionella busanensis containing:
- a CDS encoding tetratricopeptide repeat protein — translated: MPITNSTEITLKDLKKYSNTDLVTVIGQQVLAGNYTNLFLLTTTLVSISSASPNVKDTSLSQSIRALSRQCQKQLDWNCSHALFLEGVFCYLGIERPKDDKQAIYYHEKAITQGNSFSMIERAAMHQWGEGGDINISEAMRLYDKAISLGNVVAMNSQAQIYLSNKDFPKAIKLYEDAILLGYTPAMIERAMMHQYGYEEGGEISFSKAIELYEQAIQLGDSNAMRKRALMYYEGQGGDVNYSEAIRLFEEAIELGDADAMNDRAWMYCQGHGGDINYSEAMKLYKQASQLKHIDATGNCAHMHECGLGTNLNLSKAIKWYERAYRYNNGKDNNINNNLKEKIESILSDEGQLAEDLLNTLWKELIAGESFTQETLSYLSKYCSKTLLERLKTSPEGTSLFFLKQLKLNSLHPVTSILSSHDAKLNHFVGRAIYNISTFFGVPVDTDFKELMRHARNISDSRIAFFQKAIAADEPSVSLNDLSPELKTHIFSFLQPGLVSDLRQGCFFTATPKEPTEENVTSNLKIS